The uncultured Hyphomonas sp. genome includes a window with the following:
- the gcvT gene encoding glycine cleavage system aminomethyltransferase GcvT, which produces MGETTTETLKRTPLYDLHEDCGAKLVPFAGYEMPVQFPDGVMEEHNWTRAHAGLFDVSHMGPCFLTLEDGIGGGDEAHAKIAAMVEELVPSDITSLKPGQARLTVLLNEDGGILDDLIITRPIGDEAQGSLYIVVNGAMKEQDWGIFEKKLAGRAVLTRADDRILFALQGPEAADVMKDFFPGCEDLKFMHHMPFELNGTRCIVSRCGYTGEDGFEVLVKPEAGIPLVKEMLTDERVKPIGLGARDSLRLEAGLCLYGHDLDPATSPIEADLGWVIQKRRREAGDFPGAERILRERRESPARKRVGIKPLERAPAREGTEIFIGDEKVGVVTSGGFGPTVGHPVAMGYIASAHIEPGTEVQLMVRGKARPAVVADLPFVPHNYKR; this is translated from the coding sequence ATGGGTGAGACAACCACCGAGACACTGAAGCGGACCCCGCTTTATGACCTGCACGAAGACTGCGGGGCGAAGCTTGTGCCGTTTGCCGGCTATGAAATGCCGGTCCAGTTCCCGGACGGCGTGATGGAAGAGCACAACTGGACGCGGGCCCATGCCGGCCTGTTCGACGTCTCCCATATGGGCCCGTGCTTCCTCACCCTCGAAGACGGAATCGGCGGCGGCGATGAAGCCCACGCGAAGATCGCCGCGATGGTTGAGGAACTCGTGCCCAGCGACATCACCAGCCTGAAGCCCGGCCAGGCCCGGCTCACTGTGCTGCTGAACGAAGACGGCGGCATTCTGGACGACCTGATCATCACCCGCCCGATCGGCGATGAGGCGCAGGGCAGCCTCTACATCGTCGTCAACGGCGCGATGAAGGAGCAGGACTGGGGCATCTTCGAGAAGAAACTCGCCGGCCGCGCCGTGCTGACCCGCGCCGACGACCGCATCCTGTTTGCCCTTCAGGGCCCTGAAGCGGCTGACGTCATGAAGGATTTCTTCCCCGGCTGTGAAGACCTGAAATTCATGCACCACATGCCGTTCGAACTGAACGGCACGCGCTGCATCGTCTCTCGCTGCGGCTATACCGGCGAGGACGGGTTCGAAGTTCTGGTGAAACCGGAAGCCGGCATTCCGCTGGTGAAGGAAATGCTGACGGATGAGCGCGTGAAGCCGATCGGCCTCGGCGCGCGGGACTCGCTGCGCCTTGAAGCGGGGCTCTGCCTGTACGGGCATGATCTCGATCCGGCGACGTCGCCCATCGAAGCGGACCTTGGCTGGGTGATCCAGAAGCGCCGCCGCGAGGCGGGCGATTTTCCCGGCGCCGAACGCATTCTCCGTGAGCGGAGAGAAAGCCCGGCGCGCAAGCGCGTCGGCATCAAGCCGTTGGAGCGTGCCCCGGCCCGCGAAGGCACGGAAATCTTCATCGGTGACGAGAAAGTCGGCGTGGTCACGTCGGGCGGTTTCGGCCCCACGGTCGGCCATCCGGTCGCCATGGGGTATATCGCCAGCGCCCATATTGAACCCGGCACCGAAGTCCAGCTGATGGTGCGCGGCAAGGCGCGCCCGGCCGTCGTCGCCGACCTTCCCTTTGTTCCGCATAATTATAAGCGATAG
- the argS gene encoding arginine--tRNA ligase, with translation MASLTKDLSAAASAAFEAMGLEARWGDVRRSDKPELADFQCNGAMGAAKKAGKIPRDVATEVAAALKEHEMVLSAEVAGPGFINIRVSDAALAARAEAVRDEKMAGAEGASDPQVTVIDFGGPNVAKPMHVGHLRSAVIGDTMRRLLTFLGDEVTGDVHLGDWGLQMGHLVTELEDEQPGLIYFDVDFTGPYPEEPPVTIDDLARMYPAASAKAKEDPARLERSQKAVAELQAGRPGYRALLKHFIDVSVAALKVDYEFLNVHFDLWKGESDVDDLIPELVEQFKAAGLAREDDGAWIVDIAREGENVPVEKDGKTTLKNPMPPIMLINSRGGTGYHTTDLATILDRMENLKPVPQRMLYVVDQRQALHFQQVFRAAEMVGLIDEGRLEHIGFGTVNGPDGKPFKTREGGVLRLADLNQMAFEEAQKKITEAGKLPEDMGAEERHEVAANVALAALRFSDLMNTRTTNYVFDLDKFTSFEGKTGPYLLYAAVRVKSLLRRATEEGNKPGDIVIGHDAERALVLQLDNFAFACLQAREKRMPHVLCEHLYNLAQAFSSFYAALPIAAEGDEATRASRLGLASAVLKQLETGLDLLGIRVPERM, from the coding sequence ATGGCCAGCCTGACGAAAGACCTGTCGGCGGCCGCCAGCGCCGCCTTTGAGGCCATGGGGCTTGAAGCGCGGTGGGGCGATGTGCGCCGTTCCGACAAGCCGGAACTGGCAGATTTCCAGTGCAATGGCGCGATGGGGGCGGCCAAGAAGGCCGGCAAGATCCCGCGTGACGTGGCCACAGAGGTCGCTGCCGCGCTCAAGGAACACGAGATGGTCCTGTCGGCGGAGGTCGCCGGGCCGGGCTTTATCAATATCCGCGTCTCCGATGCCGCGCTGGCCGCGCGGGCTGAGGCTGTGCGCGATGAAAAGATGGCAGGGGCCGAAGGCGCGAGCGATCCGCAGGTCACCGTCATCGACTTTGGCGGCCCGAACGTCGCCAAGCCCATGCATGTCGGCCATTTGCGCTCGGCCGTGATCGGCGACACGATGCGCCGCCTGCTGACCTTCCTTGGCGACGAGGTGACGGGCGATGTCCATCTCGGCGACTGGGGGCTGCAGATGGGCCACCTCGTCACCGAACTTGAGGACGAGCAGCCGGGCCTCATCTATTTCGATGTAGACTTCACCGGTCCGTATCCGGAAGAACCGCCGGTCACGATCGACGATCTGGCCCGCATGTATCCGGCCGCCAGCGCGAAAGCGAAGGAAGACCCGGCCCGGCTGGAGCGCAGCCAGAAGGCTGTTGCCGAGCTGCAGGCTGGTCGCCCCGGCTACCGCGCCCTGCTGAAGCATTTCATCGACGTCTCGGTCGCTGCGCTGAAAGTCGACTATGAATTCCTGAACGTCCATTTCGACCTCTGGAAGGGCGAAAGCGATGTGGACGATCTGATCCCGGAGCTGGTTGAGCAGTTCAAGGCCGCTGGCCTTGCCCGTGAGGATGATGGCGCCTGGATCGTCGACATCGCCCGCGAGGGCGAGAATGTCCCGGTCGAGAAGGACGGCAAGACCACGCTGAAAAACCCGATGCCGCCGATCATGCTGATCAACAGCCGCGGCGGCACCGGCTATCACACGACCGACCTGGCAACCATCCTTGACCGGATGGAAAACCTGAAGCCCGTGCCCCAGCGCATGCTCTACGTGGTGGACCAGCGTCAGGCACTGCACTTCCAGCAGGTGTTCCGCGCGGCTGAAATGGTCGGCCTGATCGATGAGGGGCGGCTCGAACATATCGGCTTCGGCACGGTCAACGGCCCGGACGGCAAACCCTTCAAGACCCGCGAAGGCGGTGTCCTCCGCCTCGCAGACCTCAACCAGATGGCGTTCGAGGAAGCGCAGAAGAAAATCACCGAAGCCGGCAAGCTGCCGGAAGACATGGGGGCCGAAGAGCGCCATGAAGTGGCGGCGAATGTCGCGCTCGCGGCGCTGCGTTTCTCGGACCTGATGAATACGCGGACCACGAACTATGTCTTCGATCTCGACAAGTTCACAAGCTTCGAAGGCAAGACCGGCCCGTATCTTCTGTACGCCGCCGTGCGCGTGAAATCGCTGCTGCGCCGCGCCACTGAAGAGGGCAACAAGCCGGGCGACATCGTGATCGGCCATGACGCCGAACGCGCGCTTGTCCTGCAGCTCGACAATTTCGCCTTTGCCTGCCTGCAGGCGCGCGAGAAGCGGATGCCGCACGTCCTGTGCGAACATCTCTATAATCTCGCGCAGGCTTTCAGCAGCTTCTATGCGGCCCTGCCGATTGCGGCGGAGGGCGACGAAGCCACCCGCGCGAGCCGCCTTGGCCTGGCGTCGGCCGTGCTGAAACAGCTGGAGACGGGGCTGGACCTGCTGGGCATCCGCGTGCCGGAGCGGATGTGA
- a CDS encoding YcjF family protein yields MARKKAKAIPGPDQPAKDGTEWELASQWAKGWKFLKWSATAFLVIAFMVVIGQGFLFYRLFDDVHPVLGYGYIVVLTLLLVVLVGRPIMGFLAMPVAAKPPSIPIDPDAPAPKALAARLRYDLKYLLMLADNPEVQEERGAIEESILRGQALLVRARRAGPEEALMISADMEHFERDHIEALLKPLDKKVEKLIHAEAVGVGIATAVSMNGTVDAFIVLWRNANLVARVARVYFGRPHLWGSLRILRDVAAIVVVARALEDVTDLTGDVIGSLLGRMGGLVAGPVMDGGVNAMMTLKLGYLAKRRCRSFKGWSSGQAKAISAEALKDVKEESGSVIGDLLKGVGGLTSTASRATEKALAGSRSAWGLVQSWFGGNKPAPDG; encoded by the coding sequence ATGGCCAGAAAGAAGGCCAAGGCGATACCGGGCCCGGACCAGCCCGCCAAAGACGGCACGGAATGGGAGCTTGCCTCCCAATGGGCGAAGGGCTGGAAATTCCTCAAATGGTCGGCGACCGCCTTTCTGGTGATCGCCTTCATGGTCGTGATCGGGCAGGGCTTCCTGTTTTACCGCCTGTTCGACGATGTCCATCCGGTGCTGGGCTATGGCTATATCGTGGTTCTGACGCTGTTGCTGGTGGTCCTGGTGGGGCGGCCCATCATGGGCTTCCTGGCCATGCCGGTGGCGGCGAAACCGCCCTCCATCCCGATCGATCCGGACGCGCCGGCCCCGAAAGCCCTCGCCGCCCGCCTGCGCTATGACCTGAAATACCTGCTGATGCTGGCCGACAATCCGGAAGTGCAGGAGGAGCGTGGCGCGATTGAGGAAAGCATCCTGCGCGGACAGGCCCTGCTGGTCCGCGCCCGCCGGGCCGGGCCGGAAGAGGCGCTGATGATCTCCGCCGATATGGAACATTTCGAGCGCGACCATATCGAGGCCCTCCTCAAGCCGCTCGACAAGAAGGTGGAGAAGCTGATCCATGCCGAGGCTGTCGGTGTGGGCATCGCGACCGCCGTCTCCATGAACGGCACGGTGGATGCCTTCATCGTGCTGTGGCGCAACGCAAATCTCGTGGCCAGGGTCGCCCGGGTCTATTTCGGCCGCCCGCACCTGTGGGGCAGTTTGCGCATCCTGCGCGATGTCGCCGCCATCGTCGTGGTCGCCCGCGCGCTGGAGGATGTGACGGACCTGACCGGCGACGTGATCGGCAGCCTGCTCGGCCGGATGGGCGGCCTAGTCGCCGGGCCGGTGATGGATGGCGGGGTGAACGCCATGATGACGCTGAAGCTCGGCTATCTCGCCAAGCGCCGCTGCCGCAGCTTCAAGGGCTGGTCGTCGGGGCAGGCAAAGGCGATCTCCGCCGAAGCGCTGAAGGATGTGAAGGAGGAATCGGGCTCGGTGATCGGCGATTTGCTGAAAGGCGTCGGCGGGCTCACCTCGACGGCAAGCCGGGCAACCGAGAAGGCGCTGGCGGGCTCGCGCAGCGCCTGGGGGCTGGTGCAGAGCTGGTTTGGCGGAAACAAGCCCGCCCCCGACGGCTAA
- the ispH gene encoding 4-hydroxy-3-methylbut-2-enyl diphosphate reductase, protein MTERRPLTIRLAAPRGFCAGVDRAIQIVEEALKKWGAPVYVRHEIVHNAHVVSRLEKMGAVFVEELDECPKDRPVVFSAHGVPKSVPAEAESRKMIYVDATCPLVSKVHVEAERHDREGREIVLIGHAGHPEVIGTMGQLPPGRIHLIETVEDAEAFQPKDPANLAFVTQTTLSVDDTADIVATLQKRFPGISTPHKEDICYATTNRQEAVKVIGQGTGLVLVIGAETSSNSKRLVEVALRAGAARAELVASAEDIDWNWFDGVTILGLTAGASAPEDLVQGVIAACRSRFDVTVQNIETARETVTFKLPRVLTA, encoded by the coding sequence ATGACGGAAAGGCGCCCCCTCACCATTCGCCTCGCAGCCCCCCGGGGCTTCTGTGCCGGCGTCGACCGGGCTATCCAGATCGTTGAAGAAGCGCTGAAAAAATGGGGCGCGCCGGTCTATGTGCGCCACGAGATCGTCCACAATGCGCATGTCGTCTCCCGTCTGGAGAAGATGGGCGCGGTATTCGTAGAAGAACTGGATGAGTGCCCGAAGGACCGGCCGGTCGTCTTCTCTGCCCATGGCGTGCCGAAATCGGTGCCGGCAGAGGCGGAGTCGCGCAAGATGATCTATGTCGATGCGACCTGCCCGCTTGTCTCCAAAGTCCATGTCGAAGCCGAGCGGCACGACCGCGAAGGCCGCGAAATCGTGCTGATCGGCCATGCCGGGCACCCGGAAGTCATCGGCACGATGGGCCAGCTGCCGCCGGGCCGCATCCATCTGATCGAGACGGTGGAGGATGCCGAAGCCTTTCAGCCGAAAGACCCGGCCAACCTCGCCTTTGTCACCCAGACCACGCTCAGCGTCGACGACACAGCCGACATCGTGGCAACGCTGCAGAAGCGGTTCCCCGGCATCTCGACGCCCCACAAGGAAGACATCTGCTACGCCACCACCAACCGGCAGGAAGCGGTGAAGGTGATCGGCCAGGGCACAGGCCTCGTCCTCGTGATCGGGGCAGAGACCAGCTCCAACTCGAAACGCCTCGTTGAAGTGGCCCTGCGCGCCGGGGCCGCGCGCGCCGAACTGGTCGCCAGCGCCGAAGACATCGACTGGAACTGGTTCGACGGCGTGACCATTCTGGGCCTGACCGCCGGGGCCAGCGCACCGGAAGACCTGGTGCAGGGCGTGATTGCCGCCTGCCGGTCCCGGTTCGACGTGACCGTGCAGAACATCGAAACCGCCCGCGA